The following is a genomic window from Fibrobacter sp..
GGAACCTTTAGCTGCAAGCCCCGTAAGGCTCGCCCAGCCCGCAACCCTCGCACTGGCGAAACCGTCCTCATCGAAGACCGCCTTGTTCCTACCTTCAAGTTCAGCAACGAAATCAAGGACAAGATCAATTCCCTGGAAGCCCTGGTGGAAGGCGTCAACGCCGAACTGGAATCCAAGGATAGCGACGTCATTCTGGCTGTAAAGTCCGAAGAAGAAGACGCTTAGTCCTAGCTGAACCGAGTTCAGGCTCCTCCTGCGCAACCAGGCGGAGATGGTTTAGGTTATACACAGAATTTTAAAGCCCCGGTTTTTGAACCGAGGCTTTTATTTTTTACGACGAACCTTCGCGAAGTTCTTACTTCGTCAAACTCGCGACTTCTTCTTCAGTCATAAAGCGCCAGCCGCCTGTACCCAGGGTAGTGTCCATGGTAACAGGGCCGATGGATTCGCGGGAAAGGGTCATCACGTGGTTCCCGACAGCGGCGAACATGCGGCGCACCTGATGGTACAAACCTTCACCGATGGAAATGACCACGGTATTTTGCACAGTGCCGTCCGCGACAGTCACCAGTTCCTCGGAAAGTTCGCGGGCAAGTACCGGACGGCGTTCGTCCTTCAGCATCACGCCCTTCAGGAGTTCAGCCTTCTGTTCCGCGGTAAATTCGCGGGCCAGGGTGACGCGGTACTTCTTGAGGTAGCCTTTCTTGGGGCTTTCCACCTTATGGATGAAATCGCCCTGGTTGGAAAGCAGAATAAGTCCGGAGGAATCCGCATCCAGGCGGCCAACAGTCTGCAGGCCCATGGCGGTAAAACGGTCCGGAAGAATGCTGTAGATAGACTGATGGTCGCGGGCATTATGGCTGCATTCCACATCAAGAGGTTTGTCCATCATGATGTACAGTTTTTCCACCGTGGGAACTTCCTCGCCATTGACGGTAATGACCTCGGGGCGCGTTTTGAATTCCACGAAGGGATCGTCCACCACCTCGCCATCCATTTCCACCATGCCGGCGCGGATGAGAGCGCGGGCTTCCTTACGGGAGCCAAAGCCAATCGAAGCTACCAAACGTTCCAAAGTCAAAGCAGGCATTATTCCTCCGCCAACATCTTAACAATCTTAGATCTAATCCAGCCCAGTTCCGGCAATTCATGAGTCTTAAGCACACGGGCCCTGCGACGCCAGAACTTGAAGCCGAGAATCGCACCGAAGAAAAGTACGGTCACAATCACACCAAGGATTCTAAACAAATTAATGGAAGCAAAAATCTTACCTCGGGCGCACAGCTCATGATCGCGGGTCCAGTCCATGCGGAGGTCCCAGGCACCGACAAAGGGGAAACTTTTCAAAATGCCATTGAGGGCGGCACCGTAACCCATGGTCACGTAGTCACCGCGGATCCCTTCCACAAAACAGTCCTGGAACTTGGCGCGAAACAGCTTGAGGATGGATGCCAGAAGTTTTCGAACAGCCCAGAAAGCGGTCTCGTCAAATTCCGGAGTCAACAGGATGGTCCAGAATTCAGTTTCCGTGAGCTTGGGCTTTTTTTTAGGCTCCAGGGGCGAGGCACCAGGCTCGGGGTTCGAGATTCCAGGTTCCAAAGGCTTTTCTTCCGCAGCCTTCAGCGCAGCAAGCTTTTCCACCGGAGCCTTGGGCGCGGTACTCGTGACAGGCTCCAGGCGCGAGGTTCGAGGTTCCAGGCTCGAAGCTCCAGGTTCGAGGTTCGAAGCGGACTTCTTCGGCTCAACTTTTTCTTCAACCTTCTCTACAGGTTTCTTCTTTTTAGGCGGAACATAGACCGGCGCAAAATCCGCGTCATCCAAATCATCAGCAGACTTCTTGTCGGAATCTCCCTTGAAAGATTTCTTCCCTTCACACAGAAGCTTCTTGAACAGGTAGACACGGCCATTTCCGCCATTCAAATCTGCCCTGAATTCAATTCTAAAGCGGAACGGAAAAAAAAGGACGACCAGCGCCACCAACAAGATGATAACGCCAATGATCGTCCAGATGGAAATTCCAGCCAAGGGAATTACTTCTCCGCTTCGTCAGCCTTCTTGCTGATAACGTCGATCAGTTCTGCAAAGCTCTTGGTCTTCAAGATCTGGCCGAACTGTTCCTTGTAGTTACGTGCAGTGGACAAGTCATCAATGACCAAGTCCCAAGCCTTCCAGTTACCGTTCACCTGGCTCATCTTGTATTCAAGAACAGATTCCTTGCCCTTGTTCCAGAGGTGAGCCACAACGGAAGCTTCTTCGCCGCCCTTCTTCATCTTTGCCGGTTCGTAGATGGTGGAATCGGCGCGGTAAAGTTCCAAACGCTTTGCGCTGGAGTTACGGACCATGCGCTGGAATTCAGCCACAAACTTTTCCTGGGAGGCTGCGTCCTGCTTTTCCCAGTCGCCCTTGGAAAGGGACTTCTTTGCCAAAAGTTCAAAGTCGAAGGATTCGTTGAGCAGAACCTTCACGCGTTCGGTTTCCTTGGCACTGCGGCTGGACTTCTTCAGCAAAGCCTGGAGTTCCACGTCCTTCTTCTTGATGGCGGCAACAGGATCTTCTGCGGCAAATGCCATCAGGGAAACGCAAGCGATTGCAATCATGATTTTCTTGAACATCTTAAACACCTCACTTATTCATATAGTCTGTATGGAAGTCCTTCAAAGACATACCCATGGCGGAAATCAGCTGAGCATACTCCACATTGTACTTGCACACGGCGAAGTAGTAGTCCTTCTGCATCATCACGTTCTGCGTATAGGCGGAGACCAGGTCTCCCGTCTTGGACTTGTCCAAATCGTACTGCATGGCGGCACCCTTCAGGATTGCCTCGGATGCACGGAGACTTTCCTTCAGGGCATCCATCTTATCCTTGGCGGCCATCAACTGGTAATACTGTTCCTCGGCTTTGGCTTTCAAACCATTGGCGGCATAGTTTTCCTTGGCCTGCAAACCACGGTAATCCGTTTTTGCGGCGCGGTACTTTTCCCAGTTCTTCCAGAAGTTCAAATGGTAGCGGACGCCAACACCAATGGCACCTTCCAGCTTGTTCACGGCATCTTCTGCGAATGCACTCTTCTGCATCACGTTACGGTTGCCAGCCCAGCTCTTTACGTATTCGAACTCACCCATCACAAAGAATTCCGGAGCAAGCTTTGCTTCGGCCAGGTCCACCTGGATACGGCGGGCACGAAGACCGGCAGAAAGTTGCTTCAGTTCGGGATGGTAAATTTCAGTCAGGCGAATCACTTCATCCAATGTGGGAATCGGTTCCGTGCGGGGCACCAGCGCAGAATCCTCTGCAGCAAAGGTATCCTCGTCGCGCATGTTCAGGGAGAATCGGATGGCAAGCATCACGCGCTTCATTCCCAAATCCGCCTCGATAACACCTTCCTTCACAGTGTGCATCTTGGCCTTCAAATTCAGCAAGTCCATCTGGGAGACGTTGGGATCGTCGTCATCCAAAGCTTCTTCCAACTGGTCGTAAGCCTTGTCCACCATGGACTGGGCCTGCTTTGCAATTTTCTGCATTTCCTTTGCCAGCAGGTAGTTGTAGTAGTAGGTCTGCAGTTCCACATCCTTCTTGTGGACCTGATGTTCAATCTCGTAGGTTTTCTGTTCCAGGTCCGCTTCCAAAGCCTTTTTACCGGCCTTGTACTGACCCAAGTTCAATGGCTGAACAAACTTACCCTGGATTCCCCAGAAAGGGCCCATTTTCTTAAAGTCATAAACCTTGGTGGTGTCAAAACCGTGGAGTTCGTCACCGGTAATATCATCCTTCAAACCGGGAGCCGGGCCCACCATCATGGCAATATTGAAGGTTGGCAAAATAGCCTCGGCCTTCAAGGCGCTAATCTTGTTTTTCTTGGATTCGGTGCCCAAGCGCATTTCAGCAACCTGTGGGTCCGTAGCAATACCTTCTTCCACAAAGCGATCCAGGTCATAGCGGACTTCACCCGCCATAACTACGCTTGACAAAAGAAATAGTATTAGACAAAACACCATGGTATAAAAGTAGCAAAATGGCAAGGTCCACGGCAAACGCACAACGCCATTTTACCATTCTACAAGAAGGAAATCTGGGTCAAGTCCTTGTATTTGGAAATCACGTGGTCGTAGTAGCGCGTAGGCAGGGGTTCACCCTTTTCAAGCAGGCGATCCACAGCGGAATGGCCCAGGTTGTAGGCGATCAAGGCCTCCTTCCAACTGCCATATTTTGCAATGAGGCGGATCAGGTAAGCGGAGCCCACCGTCACGTTGATTTCCGGCTTCAGCAAGTCCTCTTCCTTTTCGATTTTCAATCCGAAATGGGAGCCCATCATCTTGGCGGTTTCAAGCTTGATCTGCATGAGGCCCAAGGCACCGGAAAATTTACCGGACTGCATGCGGCCACGGGCGTTAGGATTGCCTCGGCTTTCCTGGGCAACCACCGCCAAAATCAAAAGCGGGTCCATGGCATAGGATCTGGAAATTTGCCAAATCTGTTCCGTAAGCATGGTGCGCTGTTCTTGAGTCAAACGGTTCTTGGAAAGGTAAGCCAACGCCTTGTCGATTTTCACATAATCCACAGTCCACTTGCCCCAAGTGGAAAGCTGTTCCAACTCCCCGCGAAGCACAGTTTCTTCCTTCGCCAATGAAGTCTGCTCCATCTGACGGGTAAACCAGTACGACGCAAAAAGGCCAAGGCAACCAAGCCAAAGCATCACGCCGATACACAGTGTCACGGGAGATATGTGAAGACTACTTTTCAAGTCTGGTATTCTCTAAGTATTCCAAATAACCCACCCAGTCCTGAATCAAGCCAAAGGAGCTGAGCATCGTTGTATCTTGAATAACGCCCAGTTTGCGCAAGGGACCAATGGAAGATTCCAACTTGTCGATTTCGCGGATGTAGCGTTCCTTCTGGTTCTGCAGAGCGATAATTTGAGCCTGCTTATCAGAAATATCATGTCCCTGAATAGATACGATTATAAACAAAGTAACAAACAGACCCAACATCAACGCCAAGAAGGACACGGCAACGCTGGGGCTCAGGGAAATACCAGAGCGGGAACCATAGTGAATACCAATTTGCTGGAGTTGCTTTTTCGTACCGGACTTTTTATAGGCGGCTCGGGTTTCGTAAATCTCGAAAATATTTTGATAACGTTCAAAATACTTGTACAGTTCCTCAGAGTAGAAAATCAAGATC
Proteins encoded in this region:
- a CDS encoding integration host factor subunit beta; translation: MANITKQTLIQEIAKSTGFVRNDIKTVIEQFLDLVGEKLIEGNTIEIRGFGTFSCKPRKARPARNPRTGETVLIEDRLVPTFKFSNEIKDKINSLEALVEGVNAELESKDSDVILAVKSEEEDA
- a CDS encoding transglycosylase SLT domain-containing protein, producing MTLCIGVMLWLGCLGLFASYWFTRQMEQTSLAKEETVLRGELEQLSTWGKWTVDYVKIDKALAYLSKNRLTQEQRTMLTEQIWQISRSYAMDPLLILAVVAQESRGNPNARGRMQSGKFSGALGLMQIKLETAKMMGSHFGLKIEKEEDLLKPEINVTVGSAYLIRLIAKYGSWKEALIAYNLGHSAVDRLLEKGEPLPTRYYDHVISKYKDLTQISFL
- a CDS encoding pseudouridine synthase, with the protein product MPALTLERLVASIGFGSRKEARALIRAGMVEMDGEVVDDPFVEFKTRPEVITVNGEEVPTVEKLYIMMDKPLDVECSHNARDHQSIYSILPDRFTAMGLQTVGRLDADSSGLILLSNQGDFIHKVESPKKGYLKKYRVTLAREFTAEQKAELLKGVMLKDERRPVLARELSEELVTVADGTVQNTVVISIGEGLYHQVRRMFAAVGNHVMTLSRESIGPVTMDTTLGTGGWRFMTEEEVASLTK
- a CDS encoding TolC family protein, whose translation is MSSVVMAGEVRYDLDRFVEEGIATDPQVAEMRLGTESKKNKISALKAEAILPTFNIAMMVGPAPGLKDDITGDELHGFDTTKVYDFKKMGPFWGIQGKFVQPLNLGQYKAGKKALEADLEQKTYEIEHQVHKKDVELQTYYYNYLLAKEMQKIAKQAQSMVDKAYDQLEEALDDDDPNVSQMDLLNLKAKMHTVKEGVIEADLGMKRVMLAIRFSLNMRDEDTFAAEDSALVPRTEPIPTLDEVIRLTEIYHPELKQLSAGLRARRIQVDLAEAKLAPEFFVMGEFEYVKSWAGNRNVMQKSAFAEDAVNKLEGAIGVGVRYHLNFWKNWEKYRAAKTDYRGLQAKENYAANGLKAKAEEQYYQLMAAKDKMDALKESLRASEAILKGAAMQYDLDKSKTGDLVSAYTQNVMMQKDYYFAVCKYNVEYAQLISAMGMSLKDFHTDYMNK
- a CDS encoding ABC transporter substrate-binding protein, with the protein product MFKKIMIAIACVSLMAFAAEDPVAAIKKKDVELQALLKKSSRSAKETERVKVLLNESFDFELLAKKSLSKGDWEKQDAASQEKFVAEFQRMVRNSSAKRLELYRADSTIYEPAKMKKGGEEASVVAHLWNKGKESVLEYKMSQVNGNWKAWDLVIDDLSTARNYKEQFGQILKTKSFAELIDVISKKADEAEK